TTCGACCGCTGACCGGCGTGGGCCGGCCCACGCCGCTTCCAGGCCTCAGGACCGGGTCCTCAGGCTCCGGGCCTCCGGCGGCGTGCCCCGACAGCCGCATGCTCCGACAGCCGCATGCCTCAGCAGCCGCGCGGACCCGGAGGTCCCTGCGACCGCCCACTGCCGTGGCGTCCCGACGACCTCGTGCTCCCGCAGCCGTACCGCACGTCCGTGGCGGAGATCCGCGACGGGGCGGCGCAGGTGACCGCCCCACCACGGCCTGCCGCCGCTCGCGCAAGCGCCCCCGGACCGGGACGCGGACCGCCCTGAACGGACACCCCGCCAAGCCCATTCCGCTCACGGCGGCAGGGTCGTGGGAGGCAGGGGGCGGCGAAGCGGCGCTGTCGGGACAGGAGTGCGCGGCCCTGCCTGGCGTACTTGTAGTGGATTCACGGGCCGGACAGCCGCGTGCGCACACGGCCGCACCCGGTCCGCGCATGTCCGAGAACCGCAGGGAACGGGACCGGCAGGGAACGGGACCGGCAGCGGGCGACGTCGCGGCGTGCGCCCCACGGCCTCCGCTCCCCCACCTCCACGGCTCAAGAGCGACCGCTCCGACCTACGGGGGCGGGGCCCGGAAAACCCCCGGCCCCCGGAAGCCTCCGAAGCACCGGACCCCCCGGACACCCGGGACGCCCCGGACACCCCAAGGACCGCGGAAACCCCGGAGATTCCAGAGACCCCAGAGACCCCACAGCCGGTCTCAGATCCCCAGGGGCCCCGCAACCACTCTCAGAGCACGAAGGGCGACGCGCCGCCGTCCGCGACCATCGGACGGCCCGCGCCGTCCCAGGCGAGCATGCCGCCGTCGATGTTCACCGCGTCGATGCCCCGCTGGACGAGGTACTGGGTCACCTGCGCGGACCGCCCGCCGACGCGGCACATCACGTGCACGCGACGGCCGTCCTCGGCCGCCTCCGTCAGCTCGCCGAAGCGCCCGACGAAGTCGCTCATCGGGATGTGCAGGGCGCTCTCGACATGACCGGCCGCCCACTCGTCGTTCTCACGGACGTCGAGCACGAAGCCGTCCGACGGCACCGCAGCGACGTCCACCGAGGGCAGCGGGGCGAAGTTCATGGGTCATGCCTTCTCTCGTACATACGGGACACCGTCTGTCGAACGCTACTGCACCAGCTCCGCGAGCTCTGCCTCCCGCCGGGACACCTCGCCCAGCAGCTGGTCGGCGATGTCCACCAGCAGCTGGTCCGGGTCGTCCGGCGCCATCCGCAGCATCGAGCCGATCGCGCTCTGCTCCAGCTCCTGCGCCAGCACCGTCAGCAGCTCCTTGCGACGGCTGAGCCACTCCAGCCGGGCGTAGAGCTCCTCGCTCTCGCTGAGCAGCACCGGTGGCAGCACCGGGTCCGCCGCCCACTCGGCGGCGAGTTCCTGGAGCAACGACACGTCGCCGCGTCCGTACGCCGCGTTGACCCGGGCGATGAACTCGTCCCGCCGCTGCCGGTCGGCCTCGTCCCGCGCCAGATCGGGGTGGGCCTTGCGAGCCAGCTCACGGTAGAGCTTGCGGGCCTCATCACTGGGCCGCACCCGCTTCGGCGGCCGCACCGACTGCTCGGTGAGCATGGCGACGGCCTCGGGGTAGAGCCCCTCCGAGTCCATCCAGCCGTGGAACAGCTCGTCCACCCCCGGCATCGGCATGACCGCGGCACGCGCCTCCCGTGCCTTGCGGGCGTCCTCCGGGTCGCCGCTCCTGGCTGCCGTGGCCTCCGCGATCAGGGCGTCCAACTCGTCCAGACGGGCGTACATCGGGCCGAGCTTCTGGTGATGCAACCGGGAGAAGTTCTCCACCTCGACCCGGAAGGTCTCCACCGCGATCTCGAACTCGATCAACGCCTGCTCGGCCGCCTGCACGGCCCTGGCGAGCCGCGCCTCCGGCCGGGCGCCGGCTTCGTCCGCACCGGAGCCCGCGTCCTCGCCCGAGGGGGCCCGGCCCTCCGTTCCCGGCGCTGTCGCGTCCACGGAGGGCGCGTCCGCGGAGAGATCGTCCGTGGACGTGCCCGTGGGCGCGTCCGCCGAGGGCGTGCCCGTGATGAGCGCGTCCCCCTCCACGGTGGGTTCGGCGTCCTGCGGCCGGTCCCCGCTCGTACTCTCCAGGTCCTGGACCTGGTCGGGGTTCTGCCGGTCATCGTCGTTCCGGGAGGTGTCCACCCCGGCGGCTTCGTCGGTCACCCGTCCAGCGTATGGCCCCGCCGGGCCCGCCGAAGACCCGGCGGAGGTCGCCGCCCGCGCTCAGACCCCCAGCTCCGCGGCTATCCGTCCGGACTTGATGGCCTTGAGCAGTTCGGAGTGGTCCGCCTCGGTCCGGTCCGCGTACGTCACCGCGAAATCGGCCACCGCCTCCTCCAACTCGTCGTTCTTCCCGCAGTACGCGGCGAGGAGACGCGGATCGGCGCTGTGCGCGTGGGCCCGCGCGAGCAGGGCACCGGTCATCCGCGCGTAGTCGTCCACCTCGGCCGGGGCCAGTGCCGCCGGATCGACGCTGCCCTTGCGGTTCCTGAACTGCCGCACCTGGTAGGGCCGGCCCTCGACCTCGGCCCAGCCGAGCAGATGGTCGCTGACGACCTGCATCCGCTTCTGCCCGAGCACCACCCGGCGGCCCTCGTGCTCCACCGCGGGCACATCGAATCCGACGGCGGGCAGATGGGGCGTCAGCGCGGACGGCCGGGCCTCCTTCACCTGGAGCACCAGCGGCTCCCTCCGGTGATCGAGCAGCAGCACCACGTACGAACGGGTCCCGACGCTGCCCGTCCCCACCACCCGGAACGCCACGTCGTGGATCGCGTGGCGGGCGAGCAGCGGTACCCGGTCCTCCGGAAGCGTCTCCAGATAGCCGCCCAGCCCCGCCGCGACGGCCGCCGCCTCCGCGTCCGGCACCCGGCGCAGCACCGGCCGGGCATCCACGAACCGGCGCCCGCCATCCTCCGACTCCTCGGTGGACCGGGCGGCGAACCGGGCGCTCGTGTTCTTCCGGGCCTTCTCGGAGACCCGCTCCAGCGTCCCCAGGAGATCCCGCGCGTCCGCGTGCGAGACGAGCGCCTCGTCCGCGATGGCGTTCCAGGCGTCGAGCGTGGAGAGCCGGGCGAGCAACCTCATCGTCCGCCGGTACGCGCCCACCGCGTCGTACGCGCCCTTGCGGCAGGTGTCCTCGTCGGCGCCGGCCACCCGGCCGACGAGCACGAAGGAGGCCGCCAGCCGCTTGAGGTCCCACTCCCAGGGGCCGAAGACCGTTTCGTCGAAGTCGTTGAGGTCGATGACGAGGTTTCCCCGGGCGTCCCCGTACAGACCGAAGTTCGCCGCGTGCGCGTCGCCGCAGAGCTGCGCGCCCACACCGGTGACGGGTGTTCCCGTGAGGTCGTGGGCCATGAGCCCCGCCGCTCCGCGCAGGAACGCGAAGGGGGTGGCCGCCATCCGCCCCACCCGTATCGGAGTCAGACCCGGCACCCGGCCCTGGTTCGACTCCTCGACCGCCCGCACCGCGTCCGGCCGCCCCGCGGGAAGGACCAGCGACGCGTGGGCGGCTCGCGGCACCCGCTCGCGCAAGGCCCGGCCCGCCGCCTTGCGCGAGGACTCCTCCGTCCGCCGTGCGAACCCCGCCACCACCGGAATGCGCGCCCCGGGCACCGGAACCCCCGGAACCGGGACCCCCGCCGCCCAACCGCCCACGGCCGCGGCCACACCGGCCAAGCCGCTCGCGGACACCCGGGCACCCGTCACGCTCGCGTCCGACGGGCCGGCCAGCCCCGACAGGCCCAGCACACCGGTCCCCGCATCGGTCCCACTCATGGAAAACCGCCTCCCCCGCCCACCAGCGGTCCTGTTCGTCCTCAACGGGCCATGACCGTACCGCCGTTCGTCCGGGGCCGTCGGCCCCTGTGGACAACTACCGCTCCAACCTGTGGACAAGTCCCTGAGCAGCCCAAAGAGCGAGTAAAGCCGTGACGGAACGAGACGTCCCAGGCGCCGGGCGGGCGGCGCGGGCACGAGCCCGGCAGAAAGACGTCGAAGCTCAAGGCAGCGCGGGGCACGCGCAGAACGACGGGCTCATGACGGACGGCATCGCGCCGGACCACATGGCGCAGAACCACATGGCGCAGAACCACACCGCACTGAACGACACCGCACGCATCAATGACCCATCGCCGCCCGCACATCGAGTGACCATGTTTCACGTGAAACAGAGCACAGCACCCGACCCCGACCGGGATCGCTCCGGCCCACCGGCAACCCCGGCCGAAGGCACCGACACAACGAAGAACCCCCGTACCGGATCTCTCCGGTACGGGGGTTCTGTCGAATCCAACTCAGTAACTGTTTCCAGCTACTCGTTGTGCGCGAGGGGGGATTTGAACCCCCACGTCCCTAAGGACACTGGCACCTGAAGCCAGCGCGTCTGCCGTTCCGCCACTCGCGCAAAGTGGTGTCCAGTTCCTCGCACCGTTTCGCGGTGCTTCTCCCTGGCGACAACGGAAGATTAGCACGCTGAGCGGGGAGGATTCACATCCGTTGTTTCGAGGACTCCGCAGCGGGAAGCGGGAACGCGGAACCATCTCCCCCACTCCCGCCGGGAGCACCTCGTGTGCGGGACACTGTCATGTGGCCACCTCTACGATCCGTGTGAGAGGGGACACTCATCCACCGGGCAGACAAGGGGAACCAGCCGTTTTCCCCGGGCGTGGATACGATCAGTAAGCAGTACAGGGACGATGACACCGGAGGAGGTGCCCCATGGGAGTCATGAAGCGTTTCGAGCAGCGTCTCGAAGGTCTGGTCAACGGCACCTTCGCCAAGGTCTTCAAGTCCGAGGTCCAGCCGGTCGAGATCGCGGGTGCGCTCCAGCGCGAGTGCGACAACAACGCGACGATCTGGAACCGCGAGCGGACAGTCGTCCCGAACGACTTCATCGTCGAACTGAGCGCTCCCGACTACGAGCGGCTCAGCCCGTACTCCGGACAGCTCGGCGACGAGCTGTCCGGGCTCGTGCGGGACTACGCGAAGCAGCAGCGCTACACCTTCATGGGGTCGATCAAGGTCCACCTGGAGAAGGCGGACGACCTGGACACGGGCCTCTACCGCGTGCGCAGCCGCACCCTCGCTTCGAGCACCTCGCAGCAGGACCCCGCCGCGCCGCAGGGCAGGCCCGACCAGCCCTACGGCGGCCGTCCCGACGCCTACGGCGCCCAGCGCCCGGCACCGGGACACCAGCCCCCCGGTGGTTACGGCTACCCCCCCGCCGCCGCTCCTCCGATGCCCGCGGCCCCGCCGCCGGGCGCCGGACGGACGGCCGGCCCCTCGAACGACCGGCGCCGCCCTCCCGTGCCCTCCGGCCCTCTGCCGGAGACGCAGGTCAGGCGCTGGATCGAGATCAACGGCACCCGCCATCAGATCTCCCGCCCGACGCTGGTGCTGGGACGCAGCACCGAAGCCGACGTGCGGATCGACGATCCCGGCGTATCGCGCCGGCACTGTGAGATCCGGACCGGAACGCCCTCGACGATCCAGGATCTCGGGTCCACCAACGGCATCGTGGTGGACGGGCAGCACACCACCCGCGCTACGCTCCGCGACGGCTCGCGGATCGTCGTGGGCAACACCACCATCGTTTACCGGCAAGCCGAAGGGTGAAGCGGGGGCAATGTCAGAGCTGACCCTGACGGTCATGCGGCTAGGTTTCCTGGCCGTTCTGTGGCTGTTCGTGATCGTGGCCGTACAGGTCATCCGCAGCGATCTGTTCGGAACGCGCGTCACCCAGCGCGGCTCACGCCGTACGGGTGCCGAGACGCGTCCGCAGCAGGCCCGCCAGCAGGCGGCCGCACCGCCGCAACAGCGCCAGCAGCCGGCGCGTCAGCGCCGCGGCGCACCGACCAAACTGGTCGTCTCCGAAGGCTCCCTCACGGGCACCACGGTCGCGCTCCAGGGCCAGACCATCACGCTGGGCCGGGCCCACGATTCGACGATCGTGCTGGACGACGACTACGCGTCCAGTCGGCATGCCAGGATCTACCCCGACCGGGACGGCCAGTGGATCGTCGAGGATCTCGGGTCCACCAACGGCACGTATCTCGACCGGACCCGTCTCACCACCCCGACGCCTGTTCCGCTGGGTGCGCCGATCCGTATCGGCAAGACCGTCATCGAGCTGCGGAAGTAGTACGACAATGAGCGAGCGGAGCGAGCGAGCCGCGGCGGTCCTGACGAAGGACGCGGCCCGGCTCCCGACCGGAGGGTGGGCAGTGTGGCTCGACAAGACCGGCTGTACCCCGAACCGACGGGCGAGGTGCGCATGAGTCTTTCCTTGCGTTTCGCCGCCGGATCGCACAAGGGCATGATCCGGGAGGGGAACGAGGACTCCGGCTACGCCGGTCCCCGGCTCCTCGCGATCGCCGACGGCATGGGCGGCCAGGCCGCCGGTGAGGTCGCCAGCTCCGAGGTGATCTCCACACTCGTCCAGCTCGACGACGACGTGCCCGGCTCCGACATCCTCACCTCGCTCGGCACCGCCGTGCAGCGGGCCAACGACCAGCTTCGCGTCATGGTCGAGGAGGACCCCCAGCTGGAGGGCATGGGCACCACGCTCACCGCCCTGCTCTGGACGGGCCAGCGCCTCGGCCTGGTGCACGTCGGTGACTCCCGCGCGTACCTGCTGCGCGACGGACTCCTCACCCAGATCACCCAGGACCACACCTGGGTGCAGCGTCTGGTGGACGAGGGCCGGATCACCGAGGAGGAGGCCACCACCCACCCGCAGCGCTCCCTGCTGATGCGGGCCCTGGGCAGCGGCGACCACGTCGAACCCGACCTCTCGATCCGCGAGGTCCGGGCCGGCGACCGCTACCTCATCTGCTCCGACGGCCTCTCCGGCGTCGTCTCGCACCAGACGATGGAAGAGACGCTCGCCAGCTACCAGGGCCCCCAGGAGACCATCCAGGAGCTCATCCAGCTCGCCCTGCGCGGCGGCGGACCGGACAACATCACCTGCATCGTCGCCGACGTCCTGGACGCCGACAGCAACGACACCCTGGCCGGTCACCTCAGCGACACCCCGGTGATCGTCGGCGCGGTCGCGGAGAACCAGGCTCAGCTCAGCGACGGCGGGGCCATGCAGACCCCGGCCGGCCGCGCGGCCGGCCTCGGACGCCCCGTGCCGCCCCCCGCCGGCGGCTTCGGTCCGCCCGGCAGCGGTTCGGACTCCGGTTACGGCGACGGCCCGCACGGTTCCTTCGACTCGTACACCGAGGACGACTTCGTCAAGCCCGGCGGACGCAGGTGGCTCAAGCGGTCGCTCTACGTCGTGCTCGCCCTGGCGGTCGTCGGCGGCGGTGTGTACGGCGGCTACCGCTGGACGCAGACGCAGTACTACGTGGGCGCGAAGAACGACAACGTCGCCCTGTTCCAGGGCATCAGCCAGGACCTCGGCTGGATCTCACTCTCGAAGGTCGAGAAGGACCACCCGGAGATCGAACTCAAGTACCTGCCGCCGTACCAGCGCAAGCAGGTCGAGGAGACGATCGCCGAGGGCAACCTCGCCGACGCCCGGGAGAAGGTCGACCAGTTGTCGCTCCAGGCGACCGCCTGCAAGAAGGACGCTCAGCGCCGAGCGGCCGAGAAGCAGGCAGCCGAGGCAGCCGCTTCCGCCGACAAGACCTCCACGACGGCCTCCGACAAGGAGACCGCCAAGGAGACGAAGCCGACCGCAGCGACCCCCACTCCCGGCCCCAGCCTCTCGGAGGAAGAGCAGAAGCTGGTCCCGCAGTGCGGTAAGCAGTAAGGCCGTAGGGGGCCCACAGCACCATGAGCGTTGTCACCAACACGACCACCATCGGCGCGATCGACGCACCGAGCCGCCGCAACACCGAACTGATCATGATGGTCTTCGCCATCGCCATCTCGGTGTTCGCGTACGCCAACGTCGGTCTCGCCATCGACGGCAAGCTGCCGTCCGGCATGCTCGGCTACGGCGCCGGGCTCGTCCTGCTCGGCGGCGTAGCCCACCTCGTGGTGCGCAAGTTCGCGCCGTACGCCGACCCGCTGCTGCTGCCGCTGGCCACCCTGCTCAACGGCCTGGGGCTGGTGCTGATCTGGCGCCTCGACCAGTCGCAGCGGCTGATCCAGGACGCGGCGCGACGGGGGTACACCTACAGCCCGGACGCACCCAAGCAGCTGCTGTACTCGGCGATCGGGGTCGCCTTCTTCGTCGCCGTGCTGATGGTGCTCAAGGACCACCGTGTCCTCCAGCGCTACACGTACATCTCCATGGTCGTCGCGCTGGTCCTGCTGATCACGCCGATCTTCTTCCCCGAGGTCAACGGCGCGAAGATCTGGATCAGCCTGGGTCCGTTCTCGATCCAGCCCGGAGAATTCGCGAAGATCTTCATCGCGATCTTCTTCTCCGGCTATCTCATGGTGAAGCGCGACGCGCTGGCCTTGGCGAGCCGGCGCTTCATGGGGATGTACCTCCCCCGCGGCCGTGACCTCGGCCCGATCCTGACGATCTGGGCGCTGTCGATCCTGATCCTGGTCTTCGAGACCGACCTCGGTACCTCACTGCTGTTCTTCGGCCTCTTCATCGTCATGCTCTACGTGGCGACCGAGCGGACCAGCTGGATCGTCTTCGGTCTGCTGATGTCCGGGGCGGGCGCGGTCGGTGTCGCGACCTTCGAGCCGCACGTCCAGCAGCGCGTGGACGCCTGGGTCGACCCGTTCAAGAATTTCGGCCAGACCGGCGCGAGCGGCGCGAGCGAGCAGATCGCCCAGTCCCTGATGTCGTTCGGTTCCGGCGGCACCCTCGGCTCCGGCCTCGGCCAGGGCCACTCGGACCTGATCATGTTCGCCGCCAACGCCGACTTCATCCTCTCCACCGTCGGCGAGGAGCTCGGCCTGGCCGGAATGATGGCGGTCCTGCTGGTCTACGGCCTGATCGTCGAGCGCGGTATCCGTACCGCCCTCGCCGCCCGCGACCCGTTCGGCAAGCTCCTGGCGGTCGGTCTCTCCGGCGCCTTCGCCATCCAGGTCTTCGTCGTCGCCGGCGGTGTGATGGGCCTCATCCCGCTCAGCGGTATGACGATGCCGTTCCTGGCGTACGGCGGTTCGTCCGTGCTCGCCAACTGGGCGCTGATCGCGATCCTCATCCGGATCAGCGACACCGCGCGCCGCCCGGCGCCCGCCCCCGCCCCCTCGCCCGACGCCGAGATGACTCAGGTGGTCCGTCCGTGAACAAGCCCCTGCGCAGGATCGCGATCTTCTGCGGGGTCCTGATCCTGGCCCTGCTGGTCCGCACGAACTACCTGCAGTACGTCCGCGCCGACGAGCTGAACTCGCGCGAGGAGAACCGTCGCGTCCGGATCGAGCGGTACGCCCACGAGCGCGGCGACATCATCGTCGACGGCAAGGCCGTCACGGGCTCGGTCGAGACGAACGGCAGCGACTTCAAGTACAAGCGGGTCTGGAAGGACGGGCCCATGTGGGCCCCCGTCACCGGCTTCTCCTCGCAGGCGTTCGACTCCACCCAGCTGGAGAACCTCGAGGACGGCATCCTCACGGGCAACGACGACCAGCTCTTCTTCAACCGCACCCTGTCGATGTTCACCGGGGAGCAGAAGAAGGGCGGCAACGTCGTCACCACCCTCAACGGCGCCGCGCAGAAGGCCGCCTTCGAGGGGCTCGGCAACCAGAAGGGCGCGGCCGTCGCCCTCGACCCGCAGACCGGCGCCATCCTGGCCCTGGCCAGCACGCCGTCCTACGACCCCTCGGTCTTCGCCGGCAACTCCGACAAGGACTCCGAAGCCCGCGCGAAGCTCCTCGCGGACAAGGACCAGCCCATGCTCAACCGGGCCCTGCGCGAGACCTACCCGCCGGGCTCGACGTTCAAGATCGTCACCGCCGCCGCCGCCCTGGAGAACGGCCTCTACGACTCCATCGACGACCCGACGGACTCCCCGCTCCCCTGGACGCTGCCCCAGACGTCACGCCCGCTCAACAACGAGGGCACCATCCCCTGCAAGAACGCCACGCTCCGGGAAGCGCTGCGGTACTCCTGCAACACCGTCTTCGGCAAGATCAGCGCCGACCTCGGCAACAAGAAGATGATCGAGGAAGCCAACAAGTTCGGCTTCAACGACGAGATCTTCACCCCGGTCCGCGCCGACAAGAGCGTCTACCCCGAGGACAACCCGTCGCAGAACGCCATGGCGGGCATCGGCCAGGCGTCCAACCGCGCCACCCCGCTCCAGATGGCCATGGTGGCCTCGACCATCGCCAACGACGGCAAGCTCATGCAGCCGTACATGGTCGCCGCGCGGCAGGCACCGAACACGGACACCATCTACACGGCCGAGCCGAAGGAGATGAGCCAGCCTCTCTCCGCCGCCAACGCCCAGAAGATCCAGCAGATGATGGAGACCGTCGTCGAGCAGGGCACGGGAACCAACGCCCAGATCGACGGCGTCACCGTCGGCGGCAAGACCGGCACGGCCGAGAACGGCGTGAACAACAGCAAGAAGCCGTACGCCTGGTTCATCTCGTACGCGAAGACGGACAAGGGCTCCCCGGTCGCCGTCGCGGTCGTGGTCGCCGACAGCAAGGCCAACCGCGACAACATCTCCGGTGGCGGCCTGGCCGCCCCGATCGCGAGGGCCATCATGAAGGCGGTCATCGACAACAAGTAGCGGGCCCCGACCCCTGACCGTCATACCGGACATCGGGATACCGGTCGGATATCGGCTGACGGGTGCGGGCCGAACGCGTCGCGCGTGCCCGGTAGCGTATGCGCGGACAGCGCACCGCCGGACCACACACGGGTGCGGTCGGGACTGACGGAGAGGGCTGGAACAGTGATGGAAGAGCCGCGTCGCCTCGGCGGCCGGTACGAACTGGGCTCGGTGCTCGGCCGTGGTGGCATGGCCGAGGTCTACCTCGCGCACGACACCCGGCTCGGCCGCACCGTAGCCGTGAAGACACTCCGGGCCGATCTGGCCCGCGATCCGTCCTTCCAGGCCCGGTTCCGCCGTGAGGCCCAGTCTGCCGCCTCGCTCAACCACCCCGCGATCGTCGCCGTCTACGACACCGGCGAGGACTACGTGGACGGGGTCTCGATCCCGTACATCGTGATGGAGTACGTCGACGGCTCGACGCTCCGGGAGCTCCTGCACTCCGGCCGCAGACTGCTGCCCGAGCGCACCCTGGAGATGACGGTCGGCATCCTCCAGGCGCTGGAGTACTCGCACCGCGCCCAGATCGTGCACCGCGACATCAAGCCGGCCAACGTCATGCTGACGCGCACCGGCCAGGTCAAGGTCATGGACTTCGGCATCGCCCGCGCGATGGGCGACTCCGGTATGACGATGACGCAGACCGCCGCGGTCATCGGCACCGCCCAGTACCTCTCCCCGGAGCAGGCCAAGGGCGAGCAGGTCGACGCCCGCTCCGACCTGTACTCCACCGGCTGCCTGCTGTACGAGCTGCTCGCGGTCCGGCCGCCCTTCATCGGGGACTCGCCCGTCGCGGTGGCCTACCAGCACGTCCGCGAGGAACCGCAGCCGCCGAGCAACTTCGACCCCGAGATCACGCCCGAGATGGACGCGATCGTGCTGAAGGCGCTCACCAAGGACCCCGACTACCGCTACCAGTCCGCCGACGAGATGCGCGCCGACATCGAGGCCTGCCTCGACGGCCGCCCCGTCGCCGCGGCGGCCGCCATGGGTGCGGCCGGTTACGGGGGCTACGGCGGTTACGACGGCGGCTACGGTGGCGACCAGCCCACCACCGCCCTGCGCGCCGCGGACAACGGCGGCGGCCCGCAGACGTCGATGATGCCGCCGCTCAACCCCGACGACGGCGGCTACGGCTACGACGACCGCCCCGGCCGGCGGCGCCAGAAGAAGAACAACACCTCGACGATCCTCCTCGTCGTGGCGGGCGTGCTCGTGCTGATCGGAGCCATCCTGATCGGCCGCGCGGTCTTCAGCGAGAAGGAGGGGGCCGACACCGTCCCGGTGCCGAACATGGTCGGATCGACGGTCACGGAGGCCCAACGGCTCGCCACCAACTCCGATCTGGTCCTCAAGGTCGGCGAGGAGAAGCCGTGCGAGGACCAGGAGAAGGGCAAGATCTGCGACCAGGACCCGTCCGGCGGTGACATCCAGAAGAACGCGACCGTCACGGTCCACGTCTCCTCCGGTGCGCCCAAGGTCGAGGTCCCGGACGTGACCGAGAAGTCCAAGGACAACGCCCGCAAGCAGCTCGAAGAGAAGGGCTTCACCGTCAAGGTGGAGAGCGAGCAGTC
The DNA window shown above is from Streptomyces sp. NBC_00247 and carries:
- the pknB gene encoding Stk1 family PASTA domain-containing Ser/Thr kinase, coding for MEEPRRLGGRYELGSVLGRGGMAEVYLAHDTRLGRTVAVKTLRADLARDPSFQARFRREAQSAASLNHPAIVAVYDTGEDYVDGVSIPYIVMEYVDGSTLRELLHSGRRLLPERTLEMTVGILQALEYSHRAQIVHRDIKPANVMLTRTGQVKVMDFGIARAMGDSGMTMTQTAAVIGTAQYLSPEQAKGEQVDARSDLYSTGCLLYELLAVRPPFIGDSPVAVAYQHVREEPQPPSNFDPEITPEMDAIVLKALTKDPDYRYQSADEMRADIEACLDGRPVAAAAAMGAAGYGGYGGYDGGYGGDQPTTALRAADNGGGPQTSMMPPLNPDDGGYGYDDRPGRRRQKKNNTSTILLVVAGVLVLIGAILIGRAVFSEKEGADTVPVPNMVGSTVTEAQRLATNSDLVLKVGEEKPCEDQEKGKICDQDPSGGDIQKNATVTVHVSSGAPKVEVPDVTEKSKDNARKQLEEKGFTVKVESEQSDATPGTVTKQSPEGGSEAEKDSEVTITVAEEKLITMPDLSTSGRTFEQAQAQLVALEFTNVSRTDVDSTSPAGTVVGQTPEANTQQPKDVQIVLKVSKGPPQPEQVAVPNLAGQTLGDAKNLLAQSGLVLGSVDGSSDDNARILNVDPQVGQQVAKGSAVNVKTVGGGGDGLFGNMGH